From a single Streptomyces rubradiris genomic region:
- a CDS encoding AzlD domain-containing protein translates to MNIWIAIIGTAVGCYAVKLAGLLVPAHAVERPYVRRLAALLPVALLAALTAEQTFADGAVLMLDARAAGLGTAAVALLLRAPFLLVVAAAVVVTAGLRAIGG, encoded by the coding sequence GTGAACATCTGGATCGCGATCATCGGGACCGCCGTCGGTTGTTACGCCGTCAAGCTCGCCGGGCTGCTCGTCCCGGCGCACGCCGTCGAGCGGCCGTACGTGCGGCGGCTGGCCGCCCTGCTGCCGGTCGCCCTGCTCGCCGCGCTCACGGCCGAGCAGACGTTCGCCGACGGGGCCGTGCTCATGCTGGACGCCCGGGCCGCGGGGCTCGGCACCGCGGCCGTGGCGCTACTGCTGCGCGCGCCGTTCCTGCTGGTCGTGGCGGCGGCCGTGGTGGTGACGGCGGGCCTGCGGGCCATCGGCGGGTGA
- a CDS encoding ATP-dependent helicase translates to MVSSARRALDGFSPATRGWFTGAFSAPTAAQAGAWQAIREGSDVLVVAPTGSGKTLAAFLAALDQLASTPPPADPKKRCRVLYVSPLKALAVDVERNLRSPLTGIRQESVRLGLPEPEIRVGIRSGDTPAAERRALSTRPPDILITTPESLFLMLTSATRDALTGVETVILDEVHAVAGTKRGAHLALSLERLDELLPKPARRIGLSATVRPVDEVARYLSPRRKVEIVQPESGKEFDLSVVVPVEDMGELGGAPAADAAEGGERPSIWPHVEERIADLVQAHRSTIVFANSRRLAERLCNRLNEIAYERATGETLAEHHAPAQLMGGSGAAQGAPPVIARAHHGSVSKEQRALVEEDLKAGRLPAVVATSSLELGIDMGAVDLVVQVESPPSVASGLQRVGRAGHQVGAVSTGVVFPKYRGDLVQAAVVTERMRSGAIESLKVPANPLDVLAQQLVAMTALDTWQFDDLLAVVRRAAPFASLPESAFTAVLDMLAGRYPSDAFAELRPRVVWDRMAGTVTGRPGAQRLAVTSGGTIPDRGLFGVFLAGSDPKKGGGRVGELDEEMVYESRVGDVFTLGTSSWRIEDITRDRVLVSPAPGVPGRLPFWKGDQLGRPLELGRAVGAFLREVGSLPRDDARLRLLAAGLDAWAADNVLSYLSEQREACGHIPDDRTIVVERFRDELGDWRVVVHSPFGAQVHAPWALALGARLSERYGMDAQVMHADDGIVLRLPDADLLGLDLLDQEPTKAGTAYDSEQAPVGAADVAFDKGEVDQIVTDQVGGSALFASRFRECAARALLLPRRNPGKRTPLWQQRQRAAQLLQVASEFGSFPIVLEAVRECLQDVFDVPGLAELMGDIESRKVRLVEVTTPEPSPFARSLLFGYVAQFLYEGDSPLAERRAAALSLDSRLLAELLGQAELRELLDADVLTELERELQWLTEDRRVKDVEGVADVLRLLGPLTDAELAARGADPEWARELAGARRAIKVRIAGTDHWAAVEDAGRLRDALGTALPVGVPEAFTEPVKDPLGDLLARHARTHGPFTSAAAAARFGLGVAVTEGALQRLAAAGRVVQGEFHPAGIGQEWCDAAVLRRLRRRSLAALRHELEPVPPAALAQFLPQWQHIGRGHELRGVDGLVRAVEQLQGASVPASALEKLVLPSRVAGYTPSMLDELTAAGEVVWAGAGALPGKDGWVSLYLADAAPLLLPAPHPLELTALHQSVLDALSGGYGLFFRQIADQVRATTHPEVTDPQLADALWDLAWSGRLTNDTLAPMRALLGSGRTAGSTAHRAKRAVPRGRYGSLTAAARTASRTGPPTVAGRWSLLPAAEPDATVRAHALARTLLDRHGVVTRGAVAAEGVEGGFSAVYRVLSVFEESGQARRGYVVEGLGAAQFAMDGAVDRLRAVANARERTEGLPAPADRNGFATPGTTNGSGTAGTANGFDPRGSASGFDAPGPGNGFGRTDPASGFGTPGPADGFGAPGAANGFAEQGFPDPFDSPRGPQGALEAHAPHRSDGGPHDHATAPGPFDAADGGFTHPGLDGDFTWPPDDHAGAGGDPFPSHGPVDPFASPGYGGPRGNSPAYGPGPGASPGTAPHRARGGYGHGRTGTAPDPRAVVLAAADPANAYGSALPWPEPPAGAGHKPGRKAGALVVLVDGELTLYMERGGKTLLAWPAAPDTATTGDPRLRAAAEALATAARAGALGTVTVERINGAQALTSPIGALLETAGFVATPRGLRLRP, encoded by the coding sequence ATGGTCAGCTCCGCACGCCGAGCCCTGGACGGCTTCTCCCCCGCGACCCGCGGCTGGTTCACGGGGGCCTTCTCCGCGCCCACCGCCGCCCAGGCGGGCGCGTGGCAGGCCATCCGTGAGGGCTCGGACGTGCTGGTGGTCGCCCCGACCGGCTCGGGCAAGACGCTCGCCGCGTTCCTCGCCGCCCTGGACCAGCTGGCGTCGACGCCGCCCCCGGCCGACCCCAAGAAGCGCTGCCGGGTGCTGTATGTGTCCCCGCTGAAGGCCCTGGCGGTCGACGTGGAGCGCAATTTGCGCAGCCCGCTGACCGGCATCCGGCAGGAGTCGGTGCGGCTGGGCCTGCCCGAGCCCGAGATCAGGGTCGGCATCCGCTCCGGTGACACCCCGGCCGCCGAGCGTCGCGCCCTGTCCACCCGCCCGCCGGACATCCTGATCACCACTCCCGAGTCGCTGTTCCTGATGCTGACCTCGGCCACCCGCGACGCGCTCACGGGCGTGGAGACGGTGATCCTGGACGAGGTGCACGCGGTCGCGGGCACCAAGCGCGGCGCGCATCTCGCGCTCTCCCTGGAGCGGCTGGACGAGCTGCTGCCGAAGCCCGCCCGCCGGATCGGCCTGTCGGCGACCGTGCGCCCGGTGGACGAGGTGGCCCGCTATCTGTCGCCGCGCCGCAAGGTGGAGATCGTCCAGCCGGAGTCCGGCAAGGAGTTCGACCTCTCCGTGGTCGTCCCGGTCGAGGACATGGGCGAGCTGGGGGGTGCCCCGGCCGCCGACGCCGCCGAGGGCGGGGAGCGGCCGTCGATCTGGCCGCATGTGGAGGAGCGGATCGCCGACCTGGTGCAGGCCCACCGGTCCACGATCGTCTTCGCCAACTCCCGCCGCCTGGCGGAGCGGCTGTGCAACCGGCTCAACGAGATCGCGTACGAACGGGCGACCGGCGAGACCCTGGCCGAGCACCACGCCCCCGCCCAGCTGATGGGCGGCTCGGGCGCGGCCCAGGGCGCGCCGCCGGTGATCGCCCGCGCGCACCACGGCTCGGTCTCCAAGGAGCAGCGCGCCCTGGTCGAGGAGGACCTGAAGGCCGGCCGGCTGCCCGCGGTGGTGGCGACCTCCAGCCTGGAACTGGGCATCGACATGGGTGCCGTCGACCTCGTCGTCCAGGTCGAGTCCCCGCCGTCGGTCGCCTCCGGCCTCCAGCGGGTGGGCCGCGCGGGCCACCAGGTCGGCGCCGTCTCGACCGGTGTCGTCTTCCCGAAGTACCGGGGCGACCTGGTCCAGGCGGCCGTGGTCACCGAACGGATGCGCTCGGGTGCCATCGAGTCGCTGAAGGTGCCCGCGAACCCGCTGGACGTGCTCGCGCAACAACTGGTGGCCATGACGGCGCTGGACACCTGGCAGTTCGACGACCTGCTGGCCGTGGTCCGCCGCGCGGCCCCGTTCGCCTCGCTGCCCGAGTCGGCGTTCACGGCGGTGCTGGACATGCTCGCGGGCCGCTATCCGTCCGACGCGTTCGCGGAGCTGCGCCCGCGCGTGGTGTGGGACCGGATGGCCGGCACGGTCACCGGCCGCCCCGGCGCCCAGCGCCTGGCCGTCACCTCCGGGGGCACGATCCCGGATCGTGGTCTGTTCGGGGTCTTCCTCGCCGGTTCCGACCCCAAGAAGGGCGGCGGCCGGGTCGGCGAGCTGGACGAGGAGATGGTCTACGAGTCCCGCGTGGGCGATGTCTTCACGCTGGGCACGAGTTCCTGGCGGATCGAGGACATCACGCGCGACCGGGTCCTGGTCTCGCCCGCACCGGGCGTGCCGGGCCGGTTGCCCTTCTGGAAGGGCGACCAGCTGGGCCGCCCGCTGGAGCTGGGCCGCGCGGTGGGCGCGTTCCTGCGCGAGGTCGGCTCGCTGCCCCGGGACGACGCGCGGCTGCGGCTGCTGGCGGCCGGCCTGGACGCGTGGGCGGCGGACAACGTGCTGTCGTACCTGAGCGAACAGCGCGAGGCCTGCGGTCACATCCCCGACGACCGCACGATCGTCGTGGAGCGGTTCCGCGACGAGCTGGGTGACTGGCGGGTCGTCGTGCACTCGCCCTTCGGCGCCCAGGTCCACGCCCCCTGGGCGCTCGCCCTCGGCGCCCGCCTGTCCGAGCGGTACGGCATGGACGCGCAGGTCATGCACGCCGACGACGGCATCGTGCTGCGCCTGCCCGACGCCGATCTGCTGGGCCTGGACCTGCTCGACCAGGAGCCGACGAAGGCGGGCACCGCCTACGACAGCGAGCAGGCCCCGGTCGGCGCGGCGGACGTCGCCTTCGACAAGGGCGAGGTCGACCAGATCGTCACCGACCAGGTCGGCGGCTCGGCGCTGTTCGCCTCGCGGTTCCGGGAGTGCGCCGCCCGCGCGCTGCTGCTGCCGCGCCGCAACCCCGGCAAGCGCACTCCGCTGTGGCAGCAGCGCCAGCGCGCCGCCCAGCTGCTCCAGGTGGCGAGCGAGTTCGGCTCGTTCCCGATCGTCCTGGAGGCCGTCCGCGAATGTCTCCAGGACGTCTTCGACGTGCCCGGGCTGGCCGAGCTGATGGGCGACATCGAGTCCCGCAAGGTGCGCCTGGTCGAGGTCACCACCCCCGAGCCGTCCCCCTTTGCCCGCTCCCTGCTCTTCGGGTACGTCGCCCAGTTCCTGTACGAGGGCGACTCCCCGCTGGCCGAGCGCCGCGCCGCCGCGCTGTCCCTGGACTCGCGGCTGCTGGCCGAGCTGCTGGGCCAGGCGGAGCTGCGCGAACTGCTCGACGCCGACGTGCTGACCGAGCTGGAGCGCGAGCTGCAGTGGCTCACGGAGGACCGCCGGGTCAAGGACGTCGAGGGCGTCGCCGACGTGCTCCGGCTGCTCGGCCCGCTGACCGACGCGGAGCTGGCGGCGCGGGGCGCGGACCCGGAGTGGGCGCGTGAGCTGGCCGGGGCGCGCCGGGCCATCAAGGTGCGGATCGCGGGCACCGACCACTGGGCGGCCGTGGAGGACGCGGGCCGGCTGCGCGACGCGCTCGGCACGGCGCTGCCGGTCGGTGTCCCGGAGGCGTTCACCGAGCCGGTCAAGGACCCGCTGGGTGACCTCCTCGCGCGCCATGCCCGTACGCACGGCCCGTTCACCTCGGCCGCCGCGGCGGCCCGGTTCGGGCTCGGCGTCGCGGTCACCGAGGGCGCGCTGCAACGGCTGGCCGCGGCCGGCCGGGTCGTCCAGGGCGAGTTCCATCCGGCCGGCATCGGCCAGGAGTGGTGCGACGCGGCCGTGCTGCGCCGGTTGCGCCGCCGCTCGCTGGCGGCCCTGCGGCACGAGCTGGAGCCGGTGCCGCCCGCCGCGCTCGCCCAGTTCCTGCCGCAGTGGCAGCACATCGGCAGGGGCCACGAGCTGCGCGGCGTCGACGGTCTGGTGCGGGCCGTCGAGCAGTTGCAGGGCGCTTCCGTGCCCGCCTCCGCGCTGGAGAAGCTGGTCCTGCCCTCCCGCGTGGCTGGTTACACGCCCTCGATGCTCGACGAGCTGACCGCCGCGGGAGAGGTGGTGTGGGCCGGTGCGGGCGCCCTGCCCGGCAAGGACGGCTGGGTCTCCCTGTATCTGGCGGACGCGGCCCCGCTGCTGCTCCCGGCACCGCACCCGCTGGAGCTGACCGCGCTCCACCAGTCCGTCCTCGACGCCCTCTCCGGCGGGTACGGCCTGTTCTTCCGGCAGATCGCCGACCAGGTCCGCGCCACCACCCACCCGGAGGTCACCGATCCCCAGCTGGCAGACGCCCTGTGGGACCTCGCCTGGTCCGGCCGGCTCACCAACGACACCCTCGCGCCGATGCGCGCCCTGCTGGGCTCCGGCCGTACGGCGGGCTCGACCGCGCACCGCGCCAAGCGCGCCGTCCCGCGCGGGCGCTACGGCTCCCTGACGGCCGCCGCGCGCACCGCCTCCCGCACCGGCCCGCCGACCGTCGCGGGCCGCTGGTCGCTGCTGCCGGCGGCCGAGCCGGACGCCACGGTGCGCGCGCACGCGCTGGCCCGTACGCTCCTGGACCGGCACGGCGTGGTCACCCGGGGCGCGGTCGCCGCGGAAGGTGTCGAGGGCGGTTTCTCCGCGGTGTACCGGGTGCTGTCGGTGTTCGAGGAGAGCGGCCAGGCCCGGCGCGGTTACGTGGTGGAGGGGCTGGGCGCGGCCCAGTTCGCGATGGACGGCGCCGTGGATCGCCTGCGCGCGGTGGCGAACGCCCGCGAGCGCACCGAGGGCCTGCCCGCCCCGGCCGACCGGAACGGCTTCGCCACCCCGGGCACGACGAACGGCTCCGGCACGGCGGGCACCGCGAACGGTTTCGACCCCCGAGGCTCGGCGAGTGGCTTCGACGCCCCGGGGCCGGGAAACGGCTTCGGCCGAACGGACCCGGCGAGCGGCTTCGGCACCCCGGGACCCGCGGACGGCTTCGGCGCCCCAGGTGCCGCGAACGGCTTCGCCGAGCAAGGCTTCCCGGACCCGTTCGACAGCCCCCGGGGCCCCCAGGGAGCCCTGGAAGCCCACGCGCCCCACCGCTCCGACGGCGGCCCGCACGACCATGCCACCGCCCCCGGTCCCTTCGACGCGGCCGACGGCGGCTTCACCCACCCCGGTCTGGACGGTGACTTCACCTGGCCCCCGGACGACCACGCCGGTGCCGGCGGCGACCCGTTCCCGTCCCACGGCCCCGTGGACCCGTTCGCCTCACCCGGCTACGGCGGCCCCCGCGGCAACAGCCCCGCCTACGGCCCGGGCCCTGGCGCCTCCCCCGGCACGGCCCCGCACCGCGCCCGCGGTGGCTACGGCCACGGCCGTACGGGCACCGCTCCCGACCCCCGCGCCGTGGTCCTCGCCGCTGCCGACCCCGCGAACGCCTACGGTTCCGCGCTGCCCTGGCCGGAGCCGCCGGCCGGAGCCGGGCACAAACCGGGCCGGAAGGCGGGTGCGCTGGTGGTACTGGTGGACGGCGAGCTGACGCTCTACATGGAACGCGGCGGCAAGACGCTGCTGGCCTGGCCCGCCGCCCCGGACACCGCCACGACGGGCGACCCCCGCCTGCGCGCGGCCGCCGAGGCGCTGGCCACGGCGGCCCGCGCGGGCGCGCTCGGCACGGTCACGGTGGAACGGATCAACGGCGCCCAGGCCCTGACGTCCCCCATAGGCGCCCTCCTGGAGACGGCCGGGTTCGTGGCGACACCGCGCGGCCTGCGCCTGAGACCGTGA
- a CDS encoding AraC family transcriptional regulator → MAGSGERARHWRYSELPGVDLLRARYIRKNFIRHTHENFVIAAIADGVEVFHHRGSDVSAGAGALALVNPDTPHTGRAGVPEGWRYGALYPSPDVVAEIAAETTTLRGTPGFVSPVLDDPYAARLVHQVLRATDEGNALAADTLLRIAVTRLLRRNGGVLPERRTRTAGAPTAARARAVLEERMARPPTLERLARDLGTSPFALLRAFRDAYGMPPHTWLTDARVRRARLLLDAGTAPAEAAVAVGFTDQPHLNRHFTRIVGVPPGAYQREHANPGGQGRVPGGRKNVQDAGPPSSVPSRA, encoded by the coding sequence ATGGCGGGTTCAGGCGAGCGGGCACGGCACTGGCGGTACTCCGAGCTGCCCGGAGTCGACCTGCTGCGGGCCCGGTACATCCGCAAGAACTTCATCCGGCACACCCACGAGAACTTCGTCATCGCGGCCATAGCCGACGGTGTCGAGGTCTTCCACCACCGCGGCTCGGACGTCTCCGCGGGCGCGGGCGCGCTCGCGCTGGTCAACCCGGACACCCCGCACACCGGCCGGGCGGGGGTGCCCGAAGGCTGGCGGTACGGCGCGCTGTACCCCTCGCCCGACGTCGTCGCCGAGATCGCCGCGGAGACCACCACCCTGCGGGGCACGCCCGGCTTCGTCAGCCCGGTCCTCGACGATCCCTACGCCGCCCGTCTGGTCCACCAGGTGCTGCGCGCCACCGACGAGGGCAACGCGCTGGCCGCCGACACGCTCCTGCGGATCGCCGTGACCAGGCTGCTGCGGCGGAACGGCGGTGTGCTGCCCGAGCGGCGGACCCGGACGGCCGGCGCGCCGACCGCCGCACGCGCGCGTGCCGTGCTGGAGGAGCGGATGGCCCGGCCGCCGACCCTGGAGCGGCTGGCCCGGGACCTGGGGACCAGCCCGTTCGCCCTGCTGCGGGCGTTCCGCGACGCCTATGGCATGCCGCCGCACACCTGGCTGACCGACGCCCGTGTGCGCCGCGCCCGGCTGCTGCTGGACGCGGGGACGGCCCCCGCCGAGGCGGCCGTCGCCGTCGGCTTCACCGACCAGCCCCACCTCAACCGGCACTTCACCCGGATCGTCGGCGTGCCTCCGGGCGCGTACCAGCGGGAACACGCGAACCCGGGCGGGCAGGGGCGTGTACCAGGCGGGCGCAAGAACGTACAAGACGCGGGCCCGCCGTCGTCCGTACCGTCCCGGGCGTGA
- a CDS encoding AzlC family ABC transporter permease, whose translation MTQHIALTDQTADGTKKPDAAVVRDALGVGVAVGLSGFAFGVTSAGSGLGLLQTCALSLLVFTGASQFALVGALAAGGNPFTAAAGAFFLGVRNAFYGLRLSQVLALPRALRPLAAQWVIDETTAVTLAQPTRRAARIGFTVTGLSLYALWNLTTLLGALGAEAIGDTRAWGLDAAGPAVFLALLAPMLKTATERAVAGLAVLLGLGLLPVLPAGVPVLMAALAAPLALVAESRRGGRAGGDATDDPPGPDARRAPRGTGGTSGAEEGR comes from the coding sequence GTGACACAGCACATAGCACTCACGGATCAGACAGCCGATGGCACGAAGAAGCCGGACGCGGCCGTCGTACGGGACGCCCTGGGAGTCGGCGTCGCGGTGGGCCTGTCCGGCTTCGCCTTCGGGGTGACCTCGGCCGGCAGCGGACTCGGGCTGCTCCAGACCTGCGCGCTCAGCCTCCTGGTGTTCACCGGCGCCTCACAGTTCGCCCTCGTCGGGGCGCTGGCCGCCGGCGGCAACCCGTTCACGGCCGCGGCCGGCGCCTTCTTCCTGGGCGTGCGCAACGCCTTCTACGGGCTGCGCCTGTCGCAGGTGCTCGCCCTCCCGCGCGCACTACGGCCGCTGGCCGCCCAGTGGGTGATCGACGAGACCACGGCGGTGACCCTGGCGCAGCCGACCCGGCGGGCCGCGCGGATCGGCTTCACGGTCACCGGCCTCAGCCTGTACGCGCTGTGGAACCTCACCACGCTGCTCGGCGCGCTGGGGGCCGAGGCGATCGGCGACACGCGCGCGTGGGGCCTGGACGCGGCGGGACCCGCGGTGTTCCTGGCCCTGCTCGCGCCGATGCTGAAGACGGCCACCGAGCGCGCCGTGGCGGGCCTCGCGGTCCTGCTGGGCCTCGGTCTGCTGCCGGTGCTGCCGGCCGGCGTGCCGGTGCTGATGGCGGCACTGGCGGCGCCGCTCGCCCTCGTCGCCGAGTCCCGGCGTGGCGGCCGTGCCGGCGGGGACGCAACCGACGATCCGCCGGGACCGGACGCCCGGCGCGCACCGCGGGGCACGGGCGGGACGAGCGGAGCGGAGGAGGGCCGGTGA